Within Streptomyces sp. SS1-1, the genomic segment GCCGGGGAGGCGGGGAGAACTCCCCAACCCCCTCCCCGCACCGCCTCCCCCACGTTGATCAGCGAAAACACCGTTTCGGGGAGGCGGGGAGCCCACCTGCACCAACCCCCAAAACCCCCCTCCACAGCACACCCCCAAGGGGGTGTCTCTGCCTCCCCCAACACCCCTCGGAAGGGATTCCGCATGTTCCCCGAGAACACTCCGCACGTGCCCGCACAGCGGGCCGTGGAGGTCCATCACCCGACCCTGCTCCCGCCCGCCGTCGTAGCGTCGGCGCCGGTCGTCCCGATGCAGCCCGGCGCGGTGCCGTCGGTGGCGAGCGTCGTCCTGCCGGACGGCCGCGTCGTCACCGGCTACGCCATGAGCCCGGCGCAGCCCGAACCCCTCGCAGCCAAGCCACCGGTTTCCCGAGCGGCCGTCAACGTCGCCCTCGGAGGCGTCGGGTTCCTCGCCATGTGCGGCGGACTACTGCTGCTCACCACGTTCATCACCGCGCTGACCGCTCTGGTGACCCAGCTCATCATCCTGGCCGCCGTGATCTTCGGCGGATGGATCGCCGTGCAGGTGTTCAGCGCGAGCGGCCACCAGGGCGGCACCACGGTGAACATCCGCAAGGCCACGTTCAAGCGCAACCACTTCCACGGCTGACCAACCCGAAGGGACACCCGCCCCATGTTCGACATCCGCATCACCTGCGACCCCGCCGACGAACCCGAGATCGTGCACGCCCTCACCGAAGCATTCGACTGCGACCCCATCGAGCGCCGGCCCGCCCGCGACGGCTACCGCATCCGCCTCTACACCAAGGCATTCCACCCCGACCCCGCCGCCCTGCTCAACGAAGCCACCGACGCCTGACTACGCCAAGGGCGGCCCCCACCGTCTCGCCAAAGCCGCGGGGCCGCCCTTGCCAACCAGTCACCCACACAAGGAACTGGAGACATCCAGCATGACCCATGACCCCCGCTTAGCGCTGCTCCGTGCAGCGCTGGACGCCGCCGAACGTGGCTGGCACGTCTTCCCGCTGCGCCCTGGCAGCAAGCGGCCCGCCCTGCACGGTGAGAAGTCCTGCACCCGCACCGGCGAATGCTCCGGCGGACACCGCAAGTGGGAGCAGCGCGCCACCACCGACCCCGACCGCATCCGTGCCGCGTGGTCGCGGGCGCCGTTCAACGTCGGTATCGCGACCGGCCCGTCCGGGCTGGTCGTGGTGGACCTGGACACGCCAGAGCACAAAGGCAGTTCGGACGCGCCTGACGGCGCGGCAACCTTTGGAGCGCTCTGCGAGCGCGCCGCACAGGCCGTCCCCGACACCTACCGGGTGCGGACCACCAGCGGCGGAACCCACCTGTACTTCACCGCCCCGGCCGGCGTCCGCATCGGCTCCACAGCGGGCACCGTCGCCGAATCGGTGGACACCCGGGGGTGGGGCGGATACGTCGTCGCGGCGGGCAGCATCCTGCCCGCCGGACAGTACGAAGCCCTGAGCGCCCCTAAGACCGCCCCGGTGCCGTCGTGGCTCCAAAGCATCCTGCAACCCGCTCCCAAGCCCGCCCAGGCCCCGTCTGTGGCCGTAGCGGGGCAATCACGGCGATACGCGGACGTAGCACTCGCCAACGAGACACGGAACGTCGCCACCGCTCAACACGGCTCACGGGAAGCGGCGTTGTTCCGGGCCGCCCGCGCTCTCGGTCGCTTCGTCGCGTGGGGCGACCTCCCCCGACACCTGGTTGAACAGGCTCTTCAGGAGGTAGGCGAGGCGACCGGACTGTCCGCGTCCGAGTGCCGCTCCACCCTGCGCAGCGCCCTCAACTGGTCCATCACCCACAACAGCCGCAGCGGGGCGACGGCATGAGCACCCGTTCCCGCCCCCACCTGAAGAGCATCCCCACCACCCCGGACGGCCCGCCGGACGCTGCACAGGGTGCGGACACACCGGCCGTGGGCGAGCCGAAAGGCGCCGCCCGCAAGGGCGTCCCAACTGCTCTTCGTCCGAACCGATCCACCGCCCGGCCCGGTAGCGACCCGACCCCGGACGCGCCCGGTATCCGAATCTTCGCCCCGCCGGTCTACCGGCACCACTACGACGGCGCCCGCTGGTCGACGCGGCCCGGCGCCCTGCCCACCGCCGCCTATGCCTGCCCCTGCGGACTGACCGATACCGCCACCGGCCCCGAGAACGTGGCCGCGCTCGTCACCGAGTACGACGCCCACCGATCCGCCTGCACGGGAGCTTCCGCCGCACCCCCCGAAAGGAGGGCCGCCGCATGACCGACCGCATTGACGGCGCCGCGCTGCTCAACGAGGTGGAAGCCTTCCACCGCCGCTTCAACGTCTTCCCCAACGAGGCCGCCTACGTCGCCGTGGTCCTGTGGGACGCGCACGCTCACCTGCTCGACTGCTTCGAGTCCACCCCGCGCCTGGCGTTCCTGTCCCCGGAACCCGGGTCCGGGAAGTCGCGGGCGTTGGAGATCGTGGAAACCCTCGTGCCCAACCCCATGGCCGCTGTCGACGCCTCCGCCGCCGCGCTCTTCCGCGCCGTGGCCGGGGTCGACGGCAAACGGCCCACGATCCTCTTCGATGAGATCGACACCATCTTCGGCCCCAAGGCCGGGGAGAACGAACAGCTCCGGGGTTTCATCAACGCAGGCCACCGCCGCAACCGGCCGATGTTCCGATGCGTGGGAGACGGCGCCAACCAGACCGTGCAAGCGTTCCACTCCTTCGCCGCCGTCGCCGTGGCCGGGCTCGGCTACCTGCCCGACACCATCCGGGACCGCTCCGTCAACATCCGCATGCGCCGCCGGGCCCGCAACGAGACGATCGAGCCCTACCGCACCCGCATCCACGAAAAGGAAGGCTTCGCCCTGCGCGACCGGCTCGCCACCTGGGCCGAGCAGGTCAGCGAGCGCGTCATGAACGTGTGGCCGGCACTGCCCGACGGCGTCACGGACCGGCCCGCCGACGTATGGGAACCGCTGCTCGCGATCGCGGACGCCGCGGGCGGGGACTGGCCCGACCGGGCCCGCGAAGCCTGCATCGTCCTGGTCACCGCCTCCAAAGCCAACGACAAAGGCAGCCTCGGAGTCCGGCTGCTCACCGACCTGCGCGACCACGTGATGGTCGGCATCGACCGCCTGCCCACCGTCGCGATCCTGGACCGGCTCAACGCCCTGGACGACGCTCCGTGGGCGGACCTGCACGGCAAGCCGCTCGACAACCGGCGCCTGTCCCGGATGCTCGCCGAGTACATGACGGCCGACAACGAGCCGATCACCTCCCGCAACATCAAGGCCGCAGGGAGCGTCCTCAAGGGCTACTACGCCGCCGACCTCAGGGACGCGTGGGCCCGCTACTGCCCCCCACCCCCCGAAAGTCCGCTACCTCCGCTACCCGGCACCCAAAACGCCGCCTGACCAGCACTAACGCGGTAGCGGCAACCGGCCCCGGTTGCCGCTACCCCGCCGCTACCCATCCGCTACCGCTACCCCATCCCGCTACCCCGAACAGGCCCCTGACCTGCACGGTAGCGGAGGTAGCGGAAGTAGCGGCCCTCAGAGGGACCCCCGACGGACAGCCCCGGAGGAGTCACCGCATGACCACCGCCACGCCCCCGAGCCTGCAGGCGCTCAAGGTGCCGGAAGTCATGACCGCCCTGCGCCTCAGCCGCAGCAAGGTCTACGACCTCATCCGCTCGAAAGAGCTCGAAAGTTTCACGGCCGGACGAGCCCGCCGCATCCCGGTCGAGTCCGTCCGCCGCTACATGCAGAACCGCATCGAGGAGACCGACTGATGGCCAAGCGTGCCAACGGCGAGGGAACGATCAGCAAGCGTGCGGATGGCCGATACCACGCCGCCGCCTACGTGTACCGCCCTGACGGAACCCGCACCCGCAAGTTCGTCTACGGCAAGACCCGCAAAGAAGTGGCCGACAAGCTCACGGAGTTGCAGGAGAAGACACGCCAGGGGATTCCGGCCGCAGAGTCCACCATGGCGTTCGGCGACTACCTCACGTACTGGCTCGCCACCATCGCGCCGCAGCGACTCAAGCCGTCCACGCTGAACAGCTACGAAGGTCTGGCCCGCCTATACATCCGCCCCGCCCTCGGTAGGAAGCGGCTGAACCGGCTGTCCCCGGCGGACGTGCGCCGGTTCCTCGCGGAGTTCAAGGACTCCTGCCTGTGCTGCCTGCGTGGTGCAGACAAGGACCGGC encodes:
- a CDS encoding DUF3631 domain-containing protein, which encodes MTDRIDGAALLNEVEAFHRRFNVFPNEAAYVAVVLWDAHAHLLDCFESTPRLAFLSPEPGSGKSRALEIVETLVPNPMAAVDASAAALFRAVAGVDGKRPTILFDEIDTIFGPKAGENEQLRGFINAGHRRNRPMFRCVGDGANQTVQAFHSFAAVAVAGLGYLPDTIRDRSVNIRMRRRARNETIEPYRTRIHEKEGFALRDRLATWAEQVSERVMNVWPALPDGVTDRPADVWEPLLAIADAAGGDWPDRAREACIVLVTASKANDKGSLGVRLLTDLRDHVMVGIDRLPTVAILDRLNALDDAPWADLHGKPLDNRRLSRMLAEYMTADNEPITSRNIKAAGSVLKGYYAADLRDAWARYCPPPPESPLPPLPGTQNAA
- a CDS encoding bifunctional DNA primase/polymerase, whose product is MTHDPRLALLRAALDAAERGWHVFPLRPGSKRPALHGEKSCTRTGECSGGHRKWEQRATTDPDRIRAAWSRAPFNVGIATGPSGLVVVDLDTPEHKGSSDAPDGAATFGALCERAAQAVPDTYRVRTTSGGTHLYFTAPAGVRIGSTAGTVAESVDTRGWGGYVVAAGSILPAGQYEALSAPKTAPVPSWLQSILQPAPKPAQAPSVAVAGQSRRYADVALANETRNVATAQHGSREAALFRAARALGRFVAWGDLPRHLVEQALQEVGEATGLSASECRSTLRSALNWSITHNSRSGATA
- a CDS encoding helix-turn-helix domain-containing protein: MTTATPPSLQALKVPEVMTALRLSRSKVYDLIRSKELESFTAGRARRIPVESVRRYMQNRIEETD